Sequence from the Collinsella aerofaciens ATCC 25986 genome:
TCTTGACGAGACCCTTGATGTCGGTCGACTCGTCGCAGCCGTTGTTGTTGAGGGCGCGGACGTCGGCGATGATGTCGGCCATCTTGTAGATGGCGTTGTCGCCGCGGTCGGGAGCGGAGCCGTGGCAGGAGGTGCCGTGAACGTCGACGCGGATCTCCATGCGGCCGCGGTGACCGCGGTAGATGCCGCCGTCGGTGGGCTCGGTGGAAATGACGAACTCGGGCTTAATGCCGTCCTTGTTGTAGATGTACTGCCAGCACATGCCGTCGCAGTCCTCTTCCTGGACGGTGCCGACGACCATGATCTTGTAGCCCTCGGGGATGAGGCCCATGTCCTTCATCATCTTGGCAGCGTAGGTAGCAGAAGCCATGCCGCCCTCCTGGTCGGAGCCGCCGCGGCCGTAGATGATCTCGTCGGTCTCGTAGCCCTCATAGGGATCGGCGTCCCAGTTCTCGATGTTGCCGATGCCGACGGTGTCGATGTGGGAGTCGATGGCGATGATCTTGTCGCCCTCGCCCATAAAGCCCATAACGTTGCCCAGGCCGTCGACCTTGACCTCGTCATAGCCAAGGCTCTCCATCTCGGCCTTAATGCAGGCAACAACCTCACCCTCCTCGCAAGACTCAGAGGGGTGGGAGATCATAGCGCGCAGGAAGCGGGTCATATCAGCACGATGGGACTCAGCAGCAGCCTTGATAGCGTCGAAATCGAGTTCTTTAGCCATTGTTCATAACCTTTCAAACGAAGGAATCTACCTGTGAGGTGGCGGAGCGATACCTATTTACTCCGCCCCAACGATTAGCAAGTGGGATATTCGCCTTCCCAAACAATGCGGCGATACTGGTCGGGATCGGTGTCGCCCTCGGTGGAGAAGCAGAGCACGGAGCTCGTCTTGTCCAGGCCGATGAGTTCCTTGAGCTCGGCGTACTCGGGATCGAGCATGAGGGTCTCGACCAGGCCGGTGGTCACAGCGCCGGACTCGCCGGAGATGACGCGCGGGTCGCCCTTCTCGGGAGCGCCCAGGGTGCGCATGCCGCGAGCGGTGACCCAGTCGGGGCAGGACACGAAGGCGGTGACGTGGTTGCGCAGGATATCCCAGCCCAGAATGTTGGGCTCGCCGCAGCACAGACCGGCCATGATGGAGGGCATGTCGCCGTCCACGATGCGCGGATCGCCGTCGCCGGCGGCAGCGCCCTTGTACAGACAGGCGGCAGGCGCGCACTCAGCCACGACGAAGGTGGGCGGGTTATCGGGATACAGGTTGGTGAAGTAGCCCACCACGGCGCCGGCGAGCGAACCCACGCCAGCCTGGACAAACACGTGCGTCGGGCGGTTGATGGCCATCTCGCGCAGCTGCTCGGCAGCCTCGGAAGCCATGGTGCCGTAACCCTCCATGATCCAGGACGGGATCTTCTCGTAGCCCTCCCAGGCGGTGTCCTGAACGATGACGCCGCGCTCGCAGGCGTCGGCCTCGGCAGCGGCCATGCGCACGCACTCGTCGTAGTTGACCTCTTCGATGGTCACCGTTGCGCCCTCGGCGGCGATGTTATCGAAGCGGGGCTTAGTGGAACCCTTGGGCATGTGAACGACGGCCTTCTGGCCCAGCTTGTTGGCAGCCCATGCCACGCCGCGGCCATGGTTGCCGTCGGTGGCGGTAAAGAAGGTGGCCTGGCCAAAGTCCTTGGCAAGTTGATCGGAGGTCAGGTAATCGAAGGTGCACTCGGCAACGTCCTTGCCGGTCTCGTCGGCAATGTAGTTGGCCATGGCAAACGAACCGCCCAGAACCTTAAAGGCGTTGAGGCCAAAGCGATAGCTCTCGTCCTTAACGCACAGGTTGGACAGGCCCAGGCGCGCAGCCTGGCCGTCCAGGCGGGCAAGCGGAGTGACGGTATATTGGGGGAACGACTGGTGGAAGGCGCGGGCCTTCTTCACGTGGTCGAGGCTCATGATTCCCAAGTGCTTGTCATCGCTCTTGGGCATCGTGTTGCTCGCCCACTGGATCTTATCGGCCATACGGTGAACTCCTTAAGTCCTCTCTTGCCGGCCCCCGCATACGCGTTTCAGCCCATTCCCATTCATGCGACTGAACTTTTATGTGGATGCCAAACAAAAAGTTTGTTAGTAATGTTCTATCACACTTTTTGATTGGTATACCTAACGAATTGTTTGTTGCCGCAATCGGTACTTTTTCGCCGCCGAACGGTCATGAATTGCCTTGTTGATGGATTTGTTTGCGGTCATGTGTGGTTTATGGCACAGTGAGCCCAAACTAATTTTTAGGAAGGCACCTATGACCCCCGCACAGATTGAGTTTTATAAGCGCCTTGCACACGGCCTGGCGCTCCAATTTGGCCCCAACTGCGAAATCGTCGTCCACGATCTGGAGACCGATGACGTGGACCACTCCATCGTAGTGATTGAAAACGGCCACGTCAGCGGGCGCAAACTGGGTGACGGCCCCAGCCATATCGTGTTTGAGTCCATGCACGAGGGCGCCACCGATGTACACGACCGCGAGCCGTACCTCACTAAAACCACCGACGGTAAGCTGCTCAAATCGTCGACGATCTTTATCCGCAACGACGAGGGCAAGCCCGTCGGCATTTTGGGCATCAACTTTGACATTACGCTTATGAAGGCTTTTGAGCGTTCGCTCGACGCCTTTACCGGCACCGGCGGCACGGGCTATACCGAGCCCGAGCCCATTACCAAGAACATCGGCGACCTGCTCGAGGACCTGCTGCACGAGTGCGAGCAGTTTGTGGGCAAGCCCGCGGCACTCATGACCAAAGACGAGCGCATTCGTGCCATTGGCTACCTCGACCGTCGCGGCGCCTTCCTCATTTCCAAGTCGAGCGAGCGCGCCTGCGAGTTCTTTGGCATCTCCAAGTACAGCTTCTATAGCTACCTCAATGAGGCCAAGGCTGCTGCCGGCGACAAGTAGGCACTCGCCTGGATTGCCCCTCCCCTTTTGGGCGCGAGTTCTGGAAAGCACGAATCCAAGACCGAGCCGCTTGGGAAGTTCCATATAATCGATGTCATTAGTATTTCGAAAGGATGGAACAGAATGGCGTTGAGCAAGGCATCATGCACCGGTCGCGGATTGATTCCGGCAATTGGTGGACATGTGCACCGCATGTTCGATGAGAGTGAAGACGACCTGTTTTCGCTGAGCCTTGACGACGTGATGGATGATCGCCCGTGGACCGCCGACGAACTCATGGGCGGCGGGGCTCGCCCGTCAAGTCCCAATCCCGCACTTGCGCCTAAGCCCGCATCTGCGCCGACGCCCGCGCCTACGCCCGCACCCACTTCGGCGCCCACGACCGCTCCCCGCCCCGCAAGCGACCCGTCCGAGACGGCGGCATTTCTCGCTGCGGCGACGCAGGGCAAATCGGCCGACAGCACCGTTATGTACAACGCCCAGCAGTTGCCCGTTCCTGCGGCACGCAAGCCTCCGGTCACAAGGCTCGATGAGCCCGTTGCCCATCAGGTTGCCTACGATTCCTGGGCTGCAACCGATCTGGATGAGACCTCTACCGGCATGCCGGCGCTCGACGTTCCAGTTAACCCGCTTTTTGCCGCCAACACGAGCGCCGCGGACTATGAGGGCGGTGCGGCATATTCCGATTATTCCGATGGCTATGCTGGCAACGGTCGCATCGAGACCGAGAACTATGGCACCGCATCGAGCGATTATCTCAACGATCCGTACGCCGCCACGCCTGCACCGGAATATGACCCGGAGGCCGCGTCCGCGCCGGCGTATACCAAAAGCACGGGCGAAGAGCGCTTTGCCGATTATTACGCCGAGGAAAAGGCGCTGCGTTTCTCGGAATTTCCGCAGGCAGTCAAGGTTGCCTTTATCGCCATTATCATTGCCCTGCTCGGTGTCATTGCGTTTGAGGGGTTCCAGCTGTTCCGCGGCCCCACCCAAGCGGAGTCGGAGACCCAGCAAAAAGAGGACGATAACCAGTACCTGGACATCAACACCCTCAAGGGCGACCCCAACGACGGAGACGACGAGTAGCGAGAGCTGAAGGCGGCCGCAGGATCCCGCATCCAGCACCGGCTTCTAAGTGCTGTTTTGTCATCCAGCTACACTTTTCCGAAGTTTTAAGGTGCCTATTTCGACACTTTTCCGGATTTTATACTCTGTCCCTCCAGATGCGCTTTACGGTGCAGGCGTTGGAAGAAGGGCCATGTGCCGCTGGCGGCCCACATGTTCTGCAGATCAAGCTGCTCGGAGACGGCTCGCGCGAGCCGTCCAGCTGGAAGCTTTTTGCCGACGGTGCGTGCGTTGCGGACGGATCCGGCGCCTTTGCCCGCGAGTGCTTCTGCGAGGGCGCCGAGGTGTTCCTGGACCTGTGTCGCGACGCCGTGCACGCGGCCGAGCTGCACCAGTGGAGCCAGAGGGAGTACGAGCTGCTGAGCGCGGCGCGCGGGATTGCGGGGGTGTAGGTGGGCAGATAAGCCATCGGCAATTCCGAGATGGCAAGGGCCGGGAATTAGATTCCCGGCCTTTAACCTAGCACTGCTTTATAAGATCGAGCACCGCGGGAATGTCATCGGCATTACGAAGAGCAACATAGGTCGGTAGGCCTGGGCCAAATCCACCCTGCGTACGTTTGTCCTGGCACATGTCCTCTGGATCAATTAGGTCATCCACGCTCTTTGCCAGGCCGACGGCAATCCAGCCACCGTTGCTGGTCCTACCTTCTAACACGGCATGCAGTTTTCGCTTGCCCGACCTGAAGCCTACATAGTACTTGGCTATGTAGGACTCCCACGAAGGGTTACCACTCAGAACGGACTCGCGCACCTCATCGAAAAGCTTCTGGTTGAGCCCACCTTCGGCAAAGGTGGGGTGGTTCTCATGCAGAGTCCAGACAGGAGCCTCGTCAGGCTCCCCACGAGAAGGACGGTACTTGTCGACGACGTCTGCCGGAAGGTCGGGATACTTCCATATCTCGCACGCTTCTTTCGCCAGCTCGTCCGCGCGCTGCCCAATCTCTTCCTCACCCCATTTTTCATGCGAGACAATCGATTTGTTTAGGTAGAGCGGGCTGCACTTAAATCCGACGTCAGGCAGATTGAGCTTGTCCGAGAACGACCGGTTTGAGTACTCCTGGTTGTAGCCCGTCAGCGTAAGATTTCCCAAGTTGTTGCACAGCCTGTCGTGGACGTCTTCCCAGTTCTCACCAAGCGATTCCTTCCAGCCGTGCTCATCATCAATCGTCTGGGGCATGATGTGCTCGATCTGGTAATCGTCGGCTGAGATGGACTCCTTCGGGTGGTGCCAGTTCTCCATGCGTTCCAGGTAATAGCGCTTTTTAGAGAAGCGGTTGTAGCAGTCACGCGCCTTAAACTCCTCGACAAAATGCTCGTCTGTCGGAAAGTATGCGGTCATACCGCTGCTGTGGATAAGGAGCATCGCCGTAACGTACTCCTCGATATCGTCCTGCTGCTCGAGATTGCGATACATGCCGGCAAAGAAATTATTTAGGCCCGTGGTAAGTCTGCCGCAAACCGCTCGCCTGAACAGAAACGACTCGATAGTCTCGCAGATACGTAAAAACGCATTGCGGTCTAGTCCATTCCCCTCGTAAACCGAATAAAGCAACATTAAGAGGGGCCTTATCTGCTTCACGTCGAGGCTTACGATTCTGCCGAACACTCGGCGCAGTCCGTCGTCCTTCTCCTTACCAAGGAACAGACTGGCGTATCTATGTGCATACCCGCGCAGCTCCTTAAGCAGGCCCTCGGTGTCACCATCGTAGTCGTCGGCGAAATAGCGCTTAAACTCGTAGTAGGCCTCGTTCTCCTTCGGCATCCTATTGGGAACTTTAAGCCACAGCCAGTACCAGATAAATGCATTGAACTCGTCCTCGCCGCCTTTTCCGAACAAGCACTCGAGTGGATGCCAATAACCCTCATAAAGCTTGGTCTGTTCGTCGTTGGGAAGCGACATTAGAACGTAGTTACGGATGAGGTCAATGGGCGTGAGCGGCTTGCCCTTGGAGTTCATGGACTCAAATATGAGCTGGGCATTATCAACGCCAGCGGTGAGCTTAGTGTCGATGACCTGCACGCGGTTTAGCCCCGCCCAAAGCCTTGCCGGGTCAAATGATTTACCACGCATCTTCTCGCGGAAGAACGCATGGTTCTCGACAATCCGATCCGATTTTTCATCTGGCACGGGAGCCCCAGACACGATGGAGAACAGCGTCTCTTTATCGTCCTGCGAGAGCACCAGCTTGTAGCGTGCCAGACCGTTGTAGTCGTCATCGTTAAAGAGGTAATTTTTCCTCAGCGCCGAGATTTTGAGGTCGCCAAGGAAGCCAGCCTTGTCGGGGTTGCTCTCCAAATAGTCAGCCAAAGCTGCAATCATCAACGAAAACGTCGTCATGCGCTGCTGTCCGTCAATCAGAAGCACGCGCGAAATGCTCGTGGCAGAGCTCTCGGACTCGGGGATATAAAGCATTGACCCCACGAAGTGCGATACGCCATCACGACCCGCTCGCATGACGTCATCCCAAAGCACCTCGCACTCTTTTACACTCCACGAGTAAACTCGCTGGTACACGGGAATGACAAACTGCATCTTCGCCACGCCCATAAGGTCGAGCAGATTCGCCTCGGTTGCTTTCATTTACGCTTGTCCCCTTTCTTGTTTACGCCGCTTGCGGTCAGTCCCCCACTGAACGAAAGACGCTAAAGACCAGAGCATCGAAGCGCTGGAGCAACCGGGATGCTCGTCTCACTAGATTTTACAACGCTTGTCGCGAATACAGTTGAAAGCCAATCCGGTTCCGATGGCTCCCCCTATGAGAAGCACGTGGACACTAAGGGACGCGTTCTGAGCGACAAGTGCATCGCGGACGAGGTTCCGTTTGGGATTCCGGAAAGCTGGGCCTGGGCGAGATTTAGTGAAGTCATTGGAATTGCAGCGCGTTTGGTCGACCCGTTGAAATATCAGGACTTTCCTCATATCGCGCCTGACAACATCCAAAAAGGCACCGGAAAGCTCTTGTTCTGTCATAGTGTTAAGGCCGACGAGGTTAAGAGCGCCAATCACCTGTTCTCTGCAGGACAGATTCTCTATTCGAAGATTCGTCCAGCTCTTCGAAAGGCGGTTATCGCCCCTTTTGATGGGCTGTGTAGTGCGGATATGTATCCGCTCAACACCAAGCTGCAACCTGAATATGTCCTCACGGTTCTCCTCAGCAATTTCTTCACTGAGGAGACGCTTAAGGGTGATACGCGTGTCAAAATGCCAAAGACTAATCAGAAGTCATTGAACGTCATTCTGGTCCCAGTTCCGCCTCTCGCCGAGCAGCGCCGCATCGTCGAGCGGGTGAACGAGCTCATGCCCCTGGTCGAGGAGTACGGTGAGCTCGAGGACGCCCGCGAGGAGCTCGACGCCGCGCTGCCCGGCCGCCTGCGCAAGTCGGTGCTGCAGCTGGCGGTTCAGGGAGGGCTCGTGCCGCAGGACCCCGCAGACGAGCCCGCCGGCGTTCTGCTGGAGCGCATCCGCGGGCAGCGCCGGCAGCTCGTGGCCGAGGGGGAGATGAAGGCCCCGAAGGGCGGTGAGTCGATCATCTTCGCCGGTTCCGATGGCCGCCGCTATGAGAAGAGGGTGGACGCCAGGGGCCGCGAGTCCGAGCCCGTCTGCATCGAGGACGAGATCCCGTTCGAGATACCCGAGAGCTGGGAGTGGGCGAGGCTCGAGAGCGTCACCACTTACATCCAGAGGGGCAAGTCGCCGAAGTATTCGACCGTCGAGAAATACCCCGTGATCGCCCAAAAGTGCAACCAATGGAGCGGATTCTCCGTGGAAAAGGCGAGGTTCATCGACCCAGCCACCGTATCCAAGTACGCGGATGAGCGGATTCTGAAGGATGGTGACCTTCTCTGGAACTCGACCGGCCTCGGCACGTTGGGCAGGATGGCGGTCTATGACTCGGCGAAAAACAGATACGGCTGGGCCGTCGCCGACAGCCACGTGACGGTGATCAGGACGCGGGAAGATTGGCTTGATCACCGGTTTGCCTTCGCCTATTTCGCGGGGCCGTCAGTCCAGTCTG
This genomic interval carries:
- a CDS encoding restriction endonuclease subunit S — its product is MDTKGRVLSDKCIADEVPFGIPESWAWARFSEVIGIAARLVDPLKYQDFPHIAPDNIQKGTGKLLFCHSVKADEVKSANHLFSAGQILYSKIRPALRKAVIAPFDGLCSADMYPLNTKLQPEYVLTVLLSNFFTEETLKGDTRVKMPKTNQKSLNVILVPVPPLAEQRRIVERVNELMPLVEEYGELEDAREELDAALPGRLRKSVLQLAVQGGLVPQDPADEPAGVLLERIRGQRRQLVAEGEMKAPKGGESIIFAGSDGRRYEKRVDARGRESEPVCIEDEIPFEIPESWEWARLESVTTYIQRGKSPKYSTVEKYPVIAQKCNQWSGFSVEKARFIDPATVSKYADERILKDGDLLWNSTGLGTLGRMAVYDSAKNRYGWAVADSHVTVIRTREDWLDHRFAFAYFAGPSVQSEIEDQASGSTKQKELAQETVRNYLIPVPPLAEQRRIVYEVDWLFKILV
- a CDS encoding DUF262 and DUF1524 domain-containing protein, which produces MKATEANLLDLMGVAKMQFVIPVYQRVYSWSVKECEVLWDDVMRAGRDGVSHFVGSMLYIPESESSATSISRVLLIDGQQRMTTFSLMIAALADYLESNPDKAGFLGDLKISALRKNYLFNDDDYNGLARYKLVLSQDDKETLFSIVSGAPVPDEKSDRIVENHAFFREKMRGKSFDPARLWAGLNRVQVIDTKLTAGVDNAQLIFESMNSKGKPLTPIDLIRNYVLMSLPNDEQTKLYEGYWHPLECLFGKGGEDEFNAFIWYWLWLKVPNRMPKENEAYYEFKRYFADDYDGDTEGLLKELRGYAHRYASLFLGKEKDDGLRRVFGRIVSLDVKQIRPLLMLLYSVYEGNGLDRNAFLRICETIESFLFRRAVCGRLTTGLNNFFAGMYRNLEQQDDIEEYVTAMLLIHSSGMTAYFPTDEHFVEEFKARDCYNRFSKKRYYLERMENWHHPKESISADDYQIEHIMPQTIDDEHGWKESLGENWEDVHDRLCNNLGNLTLTGYNQEYSNRSFSDKLNLPDVGFKCSPLYLNKSIVSHEKWGEEEIGQRADELAKEACEIWKYPDLPADVVDKYRPSRGEPDEAPVWTLHENHPTFAEGGLNQKLFDEVRESVLSGNPSWESYIAKYYVGFRSGKRKLHAVLEGRTSNGGWIAVGLAKSVDDLIDPEDMCQDKRTQGGFGPGLPTYVALRNADDIPAVLDLIKQC
- a CDS encoding helix-turn-helix transcriptional regulator, which gives rise to MTPAQIEFYKRLAHGLALQFGPNCEIVVHDLETDDVDHSIVVIENGHVSGRKLGDGPSHIVFESMHEGATDVHDREPYLTKTTDGKLLKSSTIFIRNDEGKPVGILGINFDITLMKAFERSLDAFTGTGGTGYTEPEPITKNIGDLLEDLLHECEQFVGKPAALMTKDERIRAIGYLDRRGAFLISKSSERACEFFGISKYSFYSYLNEAKAAAGDK
- a CDS encoding YgeY family selenium metabolism-linked hydrolase → MAKELDFDAIKAAAESHRADMTRFLRAMISHPSESCEEGEVVACIKAEMESLGYDEVKVDGLGNVMGFMGEGDKIIAIDSHIDTVGIGNIENWDADPYEGYETDEIIYGRGGSDQEGGMASATYAAKMMKDMGLIPEGYKIMVVGTVQEEDCDGMCWQYIYNKDGIKPEFVISTEPTDGGIYRGHRGRMEIRVDVHGTSCHGSAPDRGDNAIYKMADIIADVRALNNNGCDESTDIKGLVKMLDPKYNPEHFEDARFLGRGTCTVSQIFYTSPSRCAVADSCAISIDRRMTAGETWESCLDEIRNLPAAKKYGDDVKVSMYMYDRPSWTGEVYETEAYFPTWINKETAPHVKALVDAHKAMFGDERIGCEPSMDKRIGRPLCDKWTFSTNCVSIQGRYGIPCVGFGPGAESQAHAPNEVTYKDDLVTAAAMYVAALNLYDPSQADGDATVFRAGLTNNKID
- the dpaL gene encoding diaminopropionate ammonia-lyase is translated as MADKIQWASNTMPKSDDKHLGIMSLDHVKKARAFHQSFPQYTVTPLARLDGQAARLGLSNLCVKDESYRFGLNAFKVLGGSFAMANYIADETGKDVAECTFDYLTSDQLAKDFGQATFFTATDGNHGRGVAWAANKLGQKAVVHMPKGSTKPRFDNIAAEGATVTIEEVNYDECVRMAAAEADACERGVIVQDTAWEGYEKIPSWIMEGYGTMASEAAEQLREMAINRPTHVFVQAGVGSLAGAVVGYFTNLYPDNPPTFVVAECAPAACLYKGAAAGDGDPRIVDGDMPSIMAGLCCGEPNILGWDILRNHVTAFVSCPDWVTARGMRTLGAPEKGDPRVISGESGAVTTGLVETLMLDPEYAELKELIGLDKTSSVLCFSTEGDTDPDQYRRIVWEGEYPTC